Proteins from one Natrinema salinisoli genomic window:
- a CDS encoding DUF4397 domain-containing protein, translating into MAQDHTRRRALAVIGTAGGIALAGCTGGGNGGDGNETNNQSGDGMGDGEMDDGGMDDDETEDETDESMANVRVAHLSPDAPNVDVYVGGDPVLEDVPYRAVSDYLELAPDTYEVMITAAGDADTVVYDDELEIAAGEFTIAALGELADENQPFAPSVFEDDVSDPGDNARVRLVHASPDAPAVDVTVGDGETVLFEGAEFGDAATTEVPGGEYTLEVRPATENNDGDVVGTFDVAPEGGSVYTAFAVGYLEPSSAPADEAFDLEVVTDA; encoded by the coding sequence ATGGCACAAGACCACACACGACGACGCGCACTCGCAGTGATCGGGACCGCGGGCGGTATCGCACTCGCCGGCTGTACGGGTGGCGGTAACGGCGGCGACGGCAACGAGACGAACAACCAGTCGGGCGACGGAATGGGTGATGGAGAGATGGACGACGGTGGGATGGACGACGACGAAACCGAGGACGAGACGGACGAGTCGATGGCGAACGTCCGCGTCGCTCACCTCTCCCCGGACGCGCCGAACGTCGACGTCTACGTCGGCGGCGATCCCGTCCTCGAGGACGTGCCCTACCGCGCGGTCAGCGACTACCTCGAGCTCGCGCCCGACACGTACGAGGTGATGATCACGGCGGCGGGCGACGCCGATACCGTCGTCTACGACGACGAACTCGAGATCGCGGCGGGCGAGTTCACCATCGCCGCGCTAGGCGAACTGGCCGACGAGAACCAGCCCTTCGCGCCGTCGGTCTTCGAGGACGACGTCAGCGATCCCGGCGACAACGCGCGAGTGCGGCTGGTCCACGCGTCGCCGGACGCCCCAGCGGTCGACGTGACGGTCGGCGACGGCGAGACGGTGCTGTTCGAGGGCGCCGAGTTCGGCGACGCGGCGACGACCGAGGTCCCGGGCGGCGAGTACACCCTCGAGGTCCGGCCCGCAACTGAGAACAACGACGGCGACGTCGTCGGCACGTTCGACGTCGCACCCGAGGGCGGAAGCGTCTACACGGCCTTTGCCGTCGGCTACCTCGAGCCCTCTTCGGCTCCGGCCGACGAGGCTTTCGACCTCGAGGTCGTGACGGACGCCTGA
- a CDS encoding M48 family metallopeptidase, whose protein sequence is MALSVVLLALAMGLLVAVEVVLIGLASGMAAIAPYGLFAIALESSPLALIPTAAIYSGLVFTAWSAVRVMRTEPNPSETTEEVVAVTYLLVLVSSLVATGYLLVSVLEFPVKAAILVCGILVATAVVGWLLYAALDWSNRDEADRSEDWGVDTDDAIDTAASDDSVGITTEMRRVLESVGNLTARPVYGYLGVALAAIIVLGSLYTAATVLPIEYHLPGLAAVGSVCIVGLHVGSTVRSEFTGEPAVLRHLEQTERVESRAATDERELTTLRATVGRLAAQADVPSPAIRLASSATPRAVTAGYRPATSTIVVSRGLIETLDDPELEAVLAHEVAHIANRDAAVMTFLAVPAASASATVDRHVANPVLAVPAAVAYAVSRWCVALVSSYREYVADDGAVAITGDPAALASALETLDRDLERRPATDLRDHRSAAAFSIVPPPWEEHRFFDRTRRIVARKLFGTHPDTEKRIERLGAAVERS, encoded by the coding sequence ATGGCACTCTCGGTGGTACTCCTCGCGCTCGCGATGGGGCTCCTCGTCGCGGTCGAAGTCGTGTTGATCGGCCTCGCCTCCGGGATGGCGGCGATCGCTCCGTACGGCCTTTTCGCGATCGCACTCGAGAGTTCCCCGCTCGCCCTGATCCCCACCGCGGCAATCTATAGTGGGCTGGTGTTCACGGCGTGGTCTGCCGTTCGCGTGATGCGAACGGAACCGAACCCCTCGGAGACGACCGAGGAAGTCGTCGCGGTAACCTATCTGCTGGTACTCGTATCGTCGCTCGTCGCAACTGGCTACCTTCTCGTTTCCGTCCTCGAGTTCCCGGTCAAAGCGGCGATACTCGTCTGCGGGATTCTCGTCGCCACCGCAGTCGTCGGCTGGCTCCTCTACGCGGCGCTCGACTGGTCGAACCGGGACGAAGCGGACCGGTCAGAAGATTGGGGCGTCGATACCGATGATGCCATAGACACCGCGGCAAGCGACGATTCCGTCGGGATCACGACCGAAATGCGCCGGGTGCTCGAGTCGGTCGGAAATCTGACGGCCAGGCCGGTGTACGGCTATCTCGGCGTCGCACTCGCAGCGATTATCGTCCTCGGATCGCTCTACACGGCCGCGACAGTCCTTCCGATCGAGTACCATCTGCCAGGTCTAGCGGCGGTCGGCAGCGTCTGCATCGTCGGGTTACACGTCGGGAGCACAGTTCGATCCGAGTTCACCGGTGAGCCCGCAGTACTCCGCCACCTCGAGCAAACCGAGCGCGTGGAGTCGCGGGCCGCGACGGACGAGCGAGAACTGACGACGCTGCGAGCGACGGTCGGTCGCCTCGCGGCACAAGCCGACGTTCCCTCGCCCGCGATTCGGCTCGCCTCGAGCGCCACCCCGCGGGCCGTCACCGCCGGCTATCGGCCCGCGACGTCGACGATCGTCGTCTCCCGCGGGCTGATCGAGACGCTCGACGATCCGGAACTCGAGGCGGTGCTGGCACATGAAGTCGCACACATCGCGAACCGGGACGCGGCCGTGATGACGTTCCTCGCCGTCCCCGCGGCCAGCGCGAGTGCAACGGTCGATCGTCACGTCGCGAACCCGGTTCTCGCCGTTCCCGCGGCCGTCGCGTACGCGGTGAGTCGCTGGTGCGTCGCGCTCGTCTCGAGCTATCGGGAGTACGTCGCCGACGACGGTGCCGTCGCGATCACGGGCGACCCCGCCGCCCTCGCGAGCGCCCTCGAGACGCTCGATCGCGACCTCGAGCGGCGGCCCGCGACCGATCTGCGCGACCACCGCTCCGCGGCGGCGTTTTCGATCGTCCCGCCGCCGTGGGAGGAGCACCGCTTCTTCGATCGGACTCGGCGGATCGTCGCTCGGAAGCTGTTCGGGACGCATCCCGATACGGAAAAACGAATCGAGCGGCTCGGGGCTGCCGTCGAGCGATCGTGA